In Candidatus Methylomirabilis lanthanidiphila, the genomic stretch GCGGGAGGGAGCGAACCCCGCTCAGCGGACACTCGCGTGAACCTGACCGCCATGCCCGTCATCGGCACAAAGACTAAGATCGTCGCGACCGTCGGTCCAGCCAGTGAAACGGCCGAGCGATTGACTCGACTCGTCGAGGCCGGCGTCGCCGTGTTTCGGCTCAACATGGCCCACGGCCGGCGTGGCTGGCATGAAGCCGTCCTCGGACGGATTCGTCGGGTTAGCGAGGATCTCGATCGCCCACTGGCCATTCTGATTGACCTTGGCGGACCGAAAATCCGGCTGGGGCCGATCGCCGGCGGAAGCGTGAATTGCGAGATCGGCCACCGGTTCCGCTTCGTCGTCGACGCAGCGGCGGCGCGCGGGCCCAATGATCTGACGTCGAGTCACCGCGCGTTGGTCCAAGCGTTGGAGATTGGGAACGTGGTGTTGCTGGTCGACGGCATGGTCTCGATGCGGGTCGAAGAGAAGCAGGAAGGCGCCGTCGTCTGCCGTGTTGTCCAGCCCGGCGAGATTCGCTCGGGTGCCGGCATCAATGTGCCAGGCGTCCATTTGCCGGGTGGAGCGCTTACCGAGAAGGATTATGGCGACGTGCGCTGGGCGGCCGGACATTCGGTCGATTTCTTCGGGCTCAGCTTCGTCCGCCGCCCGGAGGACGTGCGCGAGCTGCGTGACGAACTCCGACGCCTCGACTCCGGCGCCCGGATCGTGGCAAAGATCGAGAGGGCCGAGGCGGTCGAGGCCCTGAATGAGATCATCCACGAGGCCGACGCCATCATGGTGGCGCGCGGGGACCTCGGCGTTGAGATTGACATCGCGCGGATCGCCGGAGTGCAAAAGCAGGTCATTCGGCGATGCCGGCAGGCGCGAGTCCCTGTCATCACCGCGACACACATGCTCGAGAGCATGCGGTCGAGTCGGCTGCCCACTCGTGCGGAGGCTACTGACGTGGCGAACGCTATCCTCGACGGCTCCGACGCCCTCATGCTCTCTGCTGAGACCGCGATCGGCCGTTATCCGGTGGAGGCGGTGGCGATGATGCGGTCCATCGTACGCGAAACGGAGCCGCTGATCGAGCCGTGGGTCGGTCCAGAGCCAGGAGTTCGCTCGCCCCAGGCTGCGTCGTCGATCATCGACGGCATCGTCGAGGCGACGAGCCGTCTCGCGAAGGAGATCCGGGCCACACTTGTGCTCGTGGCCACCCGGGACGGCAATACTGCCCTGTTGCTGTCGAAGCAGCGCAGCCGCACTCCGATTCTGGGCATCAGTCATCACAAAGCCACTGTTCGTTGCATGAGTCTGTACTGGGGCGTGACCCCGCTCCACTTTCCAGAAGCCCAGGACAGCGGCGAACTGCTGAGGCGCGTGACCAACTGGGCTCGCAAACAAGACCTGCTTCGCCCCGGAGACCGGGTCGTGCTTATTGCGAGTACTCACTGGACTACGACCGGACATAATATGATCGTAGTCGATGAGGTAAAGTAGGCGCGCACGAGGAACAGAGAGGGAAGACCGATGCCGCTACAGGAGCCGGAGATCCAGCGAGATCGCGGACGGGATCTTGAGGACGAACACTTCCGCCGCGAGGACCCGCGATTGATCGAGCGGTTGAACGAGCTGAAGGCCGCCGAGACGACCCGGGAGGCCATCGCCAAGGCCTCGGGCATCACCAAGCCTGCGGGTCTCGACAGGTTGATGGCGTTGGGGATCGAGGGAGAGACGGCCACTCCGCTGATCATGGTCCCGCTCGTCGAGGTGGCATGGGCCGATGGCACGCTCGATGCCAAGGAGCGCTGCGCGATCCTCGACCGTGCGGGCGACTCGGAAGTCGCCCGCGGATCCACTGAGCATGCGTTACTCGAGCTCTGACTCGATCGCCGACCGGACCCCAAGCGCCTCAATTATTGACAGGCTACCCGAAGAGGGTTATAAGTAAAAAAGTTCCTCGGTGCTACGCGTGAGAGGCACGCTATAGAGTTGTCGAGCTGATTTCCCCAATGTCGGTGAGCGCATGGTAGTAAAACCTGCTTGACGGAAGGAGTTAACATACTATGATACCAACGTATCGGAAAGTGCTGGTGACCACAGATCTTTCCCCAACCGGAAACTCCGCCATCCCCCATGCCTATGCCGTCCTGGCAGGACTGGGCGGCACCGTCATCCTTTGGCACGCGATTGATCTGTCTGGAATACCGTCCTCGGTTTACGCCCAGCGCATACCTGGGAAGCCGCTTGCTGAGCAGCGGGCCGCTCTCCGGGACTCGCTGTTTTCCTCGCTGGAAGCGCTTGTGCCTGAGGAGGCCCGTGCAGAGGGGCGGGTGACAACGGAGATACGGGTGGTGGAGGCCCCGGGAGTGATCCAGGAGGCGATCTGTCAGGACGCCAGAACCCAGGAGGCGGACCTCATTGTGATGTCATCCCATGGCCATTCCGGGATAAAGCACCTGCTCCTAGGTTCAGTGGCAGAGAGTGTGTTAAAGTCAGCCGATCGCCCCGTCCTCGTTGTCCTCAGCCGGGAGTGAGACCTCCCGCCGCTCAGTTCGCGCGTTATGGCGCAACTGTCGATGATGGCAGTCTTTGAAACGCCTTCCATGCGATTATTGGACAGCAACCCCTTCCCGAGTCAGCGTAAGATCACATGCACACAGGAGAGTGTGCTTCATGAAGGTCGCTGTAAGCAGATGGGCTATGCGGTTGTCGATTATTGGCCTCTGTTCGTTCGCAATCGCAGGACCCCATAGGTTCGTATTCGCTCAGAAGACACCCGCGGTGTACGTTGCACCAATCGACGGAATTATCGACCTTGGGATCGCGCCGTTTGTCCAGCGAGTGCTCAATGAAGCGACCCATACTGTAGAGAGCGTACTTGAGCAGTTGGGTCTAGCGGGGGTTCAAGTCAGGCGGGCGTCGCCCAACTGGGTGGAGAACCTGGTCCGCTTCCTCACACCCCCGGTTGTCAGTTCACTTCTCATCACCATCGGCATGCTCGGCATCATACTGGAACTCCGAACACCCGGCTTGGGGTTACCCGGCGCC encodes the following:
- the pyk gene encoding Pyruvate kinase, whose translation is MRAAGDLSKVLVAREQGRIPWPFSPGHWTPWYNAGGSEPRSADTRVNLTAMPVIGTKTKIVATVGPASETAERLTRLVEAGVAVFRLNMAHGRRGWHEAVLGRIRRVSEDLDRPLAILIDLGGPKIRLGPIAGGSVNCEIGHRFRFVVDAAAARGPNDLTSSHRALVQALEIGNVVLLVDGMVSMRVEEKQEGAVVCRVVQPGEIRSGAGINVPGVHLPGGALTEKDYGDVRWAAGHSVDFFGLSFVRRPEDVRELRDELRRLDSGARIVAKIERAEAVEALNEIIHEADAIMVARGDLGVEIDIARIAGVQKQVIRRCRQARVPVITATHMLESMRSSRLPTRAEATDVANAILDGSDALMLSAETAIGRYPVEAVAMMRSIVRETEPLIEPWVGPEPGVRSPQAASSIIDGIVEATSRLAKEIRATLVLVATRDGNTALLLSKQRSRTPILGISHHKATVRCMSLYWGVTPLHFPEAQDSGELLRRVTNWARKQDLLRPGDRVVLIASTHWTTTGHNMIVVDEVK
- a CDS encoding UspA protein → MIPTYRKVLVTTDLSPTGNSAIPHAYAVLAGLGGTVILWHAIDLSGIPSSVYAQRIPGKPLAEQRAALRDSLFSSLEALVPEEARAEGRVTTEIRVVEAPGVIQEAICQDARTQEADLIVMSSHGHSGIKHLLLGSVAESVLKSADRPVLVVLSRE